DNA sequence from the Paraburkholderia azotifigens genome:
CTCGCGCGGATGCTGGAGATCTTCCCGCGTCTTGGCGAACGGATCGATCAGCCGGCGGGCACGATGTCGGGCGGCGAGCAGCAGATGCTCGCGATCGGCCGCGGCCTGATGGCCGAACCGCGTTTGCTGATTCTGGACGAGCCGTCGCTGGGTTTGTCGCCGTTGATGGTCGAAGAAATGTTCGCGCTCATTGCGCGGCTGCAGAACGAGGGACTCGCGATTCTGCTGGTCGAACAGAACGTCGGTCAGTCGCTCGAAACCGGACAGCGTGGCTATGTGCTGGAGAACGGGCTGGTCCGTTACTCCGGCACGTGCGCGGATTTGATGGCCAGCGACGAATTGCGTCGCGCCTATTTGGGGATGTAGTCGATGGCAGCAGCACAAACGCTTGCGCAAAAGCTGATTGCGGCGGCCTGCGGGCGGCCCGAAGTCGAAGTCGGGGAAATCGTCACGTGTAACGTCGATCTTGCGATGTTCCATGATTCGAGCGGTCCGCGCCGGTTGCAGCCGATGCTCGAACAGCTCGGCGCATCGTTGTGGGACAAGTCGAAGGTCGTGCTCGTGATCGACCACTATGTGCCGGAGGCCGACGACGAATCGCGCCGGATCGTGCGCATCGCGCGTCAATGGGCAAGCGCACAGCAGTTGCCGAACATCTACGACAGTGTCGGCATCTGCCATGTGGTGTTGCCGGAACGTGGCCACCTGCGCCCGGGCATGTTCTGCGTGGGCGGCGACTCGCATTCGCCGACAGGCGGCGCGTTCGGCGCATACATGTTCGGCATCGGCAGCACGGAGATGCTCGGCGTCGCAGTATCCGGGCAGATCTGGGTCAAGGTGCCGGAGACCTTGCAGATGAACTGGCGTCATCGCCTTTCATGTGGCGTGACGGCGAAAGACATGATGCTGCATATGATCGGCCGCTTCGGCATGAACGGCGGCCGCTATCAGGCCGTCGAATTTTGCGGCGAAGCCATCAACGCGCTGTCGATGCAGGAACGCATGACGCTGTCGAACATGAGCGCGGAACTGGGGTCGCAGGTCGGCCTGATTGCGCCGGACGCGATTACGGTCGACTATCTTCGCGCCGCGGGCGTGCAAGATGAGATCGATGTCGCTCGCTGGCAAAGCGATCCGCAAGCCCGCGTCGAGACGCACGACTTCGACGCCGCGCAACTCGCGCCGCAAGTGGCCGCGCCGCACAGCCCGGCGAATACGCGCGATGTCGGCGCGTTCGGCGATGTCGCCGTGCAGGTCGCCTATATCGGCGCGTGCACTGGGGCGAAACTCGAAGACTTGCGCGCGGCGGCCAGAATATTGCGAGGGCGCCGGGTCGCCGACGGCGTGCAACTCGTCGTGGCACCGGCCAGTATCCGCGACCAGTCGCAAGCGGCAAGCGAAGGCGTGATGGATGTGCTAGAGGCAGCTGGCGCGCAAGTGCTCGCTACGACATGCGGCGCGTGTGCCGGGTATGGCGGCTCGATTCCCGAAGGCAGCACGGTTGTGTCGAGCACCGCGCGCAACTTCAAAGGCCGTATGGGCGCCGAGACGGCGCAGGTCTATCTGGGTTCGCCCTATACGGTTGCGGCGTCTGCATTACGTGGACGCATTACCGATCCTCGCGAGGTGCTCGCATGACCGTTTGCCGCACGGCGTCCGCCGAAACCGGGCGGACTTCCGATATGCATCGCGTATGGCGGGTCGGCGGGGATATCAATACCGATTCGCTCGCACCCGGCGCGTATATGAAATTCGGCATCGACGAAATCGCCCGCCATTGCTTGCAAAACGAGCGCCCCGATTTCGCAGAAGGCGTTCAGAAGGGCGACGTGCTCGTGGCAGGACCGAACTTCGGCATCGGCTCATCGCGCGAACAGGCGGCCGCTGCGCTGGTACGCCTGGGCGTGCGGGCAGTGATCGCACCAGCGTTCAATGGCCTGTACTTTCGCAACGCATTCAACGTTGGCCTGTTACTGCTGACGTGCGCCGACGCCGAAACGATCGGAGAGGGCGAGCGCATCGCGATCGACCCCCACGGCGGCGGCATCCTGCTGGCCGATGGGCGCGAGCTGCCGTGCGATCCCGTCCCTGCGTTTCTGCTCGACATGGTCGACGCAGGCGGTCTGCTCAATTTGCTCAAGCAGCGCTACCCTACATCCAACGGAGTCATCTCATGCTAGACCCGGTCACGCTGGCGGTCCTCAAGGGCCGGCTGGAACAGATCGCCGATGAAATGGACGCGACCCTGTACCGCAGCGCCTTCAATCCGATCATCGCGGAAGCACACGACGCCTGCCACGGTATCTACGACGCCGTTTCGGGCGCGACGCTGGTGCAGGGCAAGTCGGGCCTGCCGGTGTTCGTCGGCGCGATGGCGTTCGCGGTGAAGGCGGCAATCCGCGTGGCAGGCGAGCGCGGCGGCATGATCGACGGCGACGTCTGGCTCTTCAACGATCCGTACGAAGGCGGCACGCACGCGAACGACTTCAAGCTGGTGCGTCCCGTGTTTCGCGACGGCAAGCTGTTCTGCTTCCTTGCGTCAGCGGCGCACTGGCACGACGTCGGAGGCGCGGTGCCCGGCAATTACAACCCGGCCGCCACGGAGTGCTGGCAGGAGGCCGTGCAGATTCCGCCCGTGCGGATCGTGCGGCGCGGCGAACTCGATGCCGACGTGCTCGCCATTCTCAAAGCGAACACGCGCTTGCCCGATAGCCTGTGGGGCGACCTGAACGGCCAGCTTGCCGCGCTCGAACTCGGTGCACGCCGCCTGAACGATCTGCTTGGCGACTACGGCGACAGCGTCGTGCTTGAATCGCTCGCGCTGTTGCGCGAACGGGCGGTCAAGTTGATGCGTTCGCACGTGGCAGCGCTGCCCGATGGCGACTACATGTTCGAAGACATGCTGGATAACGACGGCGTGCGCGACGAGCCGCTGAAGATCGCCTTATGCATGCGCGTTGCGGGCGACACGCTGACACTCGATTTCACCGGCACGTCGCCGGCTTGCGCCGGACCTGTGAACATCTCGCGGGCCACGGCGATCGCCGCCTGCTATGTCGCGCTCAAGCATCTGTTCCCGGACGTGCCCGCGAATGCGGGCGTGCTCGACGCCGTGTCGTTCGTATTGCCGGATGGGCTCGTGATCTCGGCCGACCGGCCGCGTCCCGTCGGCGGCTATACGGAAACGATCTTGCGCATGATCGACGTGATTTTTTGTGCGATGGCCCAGGCCGCGCCGGAACTCGCGATGGCGCAGGCTTACGGGACGATCAACGCGCTCTCGATCGCCGGTCATCGCAGCGGCGGCGCACGCAAAGGTCAGCGCTGGGTGATGTTCAGCTTTTTCGGCGGCGGTCACGGCGGACATTCGCAAGGCGACGGCCTGAGCCACGGCAACGCGCCGATTTCGACCGCGACGATCCCGCCGCTGGAAATTCTGGAGGCCGCCTATCCGGTGCGCTTCACGCAATGGGCGTTACGTCCCGATTCGGGCGGTGACGGCACCTATCGTGGCGGGCTGGGCG
Encoded proteins:
- a CDS encoding ABC transporter ATP-binding protein, with the protein product MSALLEVSGLRTGYGRTEVLRGVDMRVDEGEIVVLLGSNGVGKTTLNNTVCGINPVWQGAVRFDGHDLTGRHYRAVVGAGLIQVPEGRRIFPNLSVRENLELGAFTRGKPNRSRNLARMLEIFPRLGERIDQPAGTMSGGEQQMLAIGRGLMAEPRLLILDEPSLGLSPLMVEEMFALIARLQNEGLAILLVEQNVGQSLETGQRGYVLENGLVRYSGTCADLMASDELRRAYLGM
- a CDS encoding 3-isopropylmalate dehydratase large subunit — protein: MAAAQTLAQKLIAAACGRPEVEVGEIVTCNVDLAMFHDSSGPRRLQPMLEQLGASLWDKSKVVLVIDHYVPEADDESRRIVRIARQWASAQQLPNIYDSVGICHVVLPERGHLRPGMFCVGGDSHSPTGGAFGAYMFGIGSTEMLGVAVSGQIWVKVPETLQMNWRHRLSCGVTAKDMMLHMIGRFGMNGGRYQAVEFCGEAINALSMQERMTLSNMSAELGSQVGLIAPDAITVDYLRAAGVQDEIDVARWQSDPQARVETHDFDAAQLAPQVAAPHSPANTRDVGAFGDVAVQVAYIGACTGAKLEDLRAAARILRGRRVADGVQLVVAPASIRDQSQAASEGVMDVLEAAGAQVLATTCGACAGYGGSIPEGSTVVSSTARNFKGRMGAETAQVYLGSPYTVAASALRGRITDPREVLA
- a CDS encoding 3-isopropylmalate dehydratase, translating into MTVCRTASAETGRTSDMHRVWRVGGDINTDSLAPGAYMKFGIDEIARHCLQNERPDFAEGVQKGDVLVAGPNFGIGSSREQAAAALVRLGVRAVIAPAFNGLYFRNAFNVGLLLLTCADAETIGEGERIAIDPHGGGILLADGRELPCDPVPAFLLDMVDAGGLLNLLKQRYPTSNGVISC
- a CDS encoding hydantoinase B/oxoprolinase family protein — its product is MLDPVTLAVLKGRLEQIADEMDATLYRSAFNPIIAEAHDACHGIYDAVSGATLVQGKSGLPVFVGAMAFAVKAAIRVAGERGGMIDGDVWLFNDPYEGGTHANDFKLVRPVFRDGKLFCFLASAAHWHDVGGAVPGNYNPAATECWQEAVQIPPVRIVRRGELDADVLAILKANTRLPDSLWGDLNGQLAALELGARRLNDLLGDYGDSVVLESLALLRERAVKLMRSHVAALPDGDYMFEDMLDNDGVRDEPLKIALCMRVAGDTLTLDFTGTSPACAGPVNISRATAIAACYVALKHLFPDVPANAGVLDAVSFVLPDGLVISADRPRPVGGYTETILRMIDVIFCAMAQAAPELAMAQAYGTINALSIAGHRSGGARKGQRWVMFSFFGGGHGGHSQGDGLSHGNAPISTATIPPLEILEAAYPVRFTQWALRPDSGGDGTYRGGLGAIYEIELLEDEAEAFIFGERGRSAPQGIAGGAASVRNVFRYQQDGEWHTPPMASKMLGIRLKRGERVRLETPGGGGYGAPSERSDAAREHDRAMGYVTMDMKEQQA